From Drosophila virilis strain 15010-1051.87 chromosome X, Dvir_AGI_RSII-ME, whole genome shotgun sequence, the proteins below share one genomic window:
- the LOC6631582 gene encoding uncharacterized protein, producing the protein MSVNDDHDRKYLRSIGGLSKITCLLCGFIGFLCIVCSSVRLSNFRGCFYMIVALLGCLTTLTLLVCRYLRLGQSWSCDATIWSLGVHATLALAHFIASGLVLALDIGAYTAAAFFGLTVFSINGLEAYSCYKRSRQRHVATQTV; encoded by the exons ATGTCTGTTAACGATGACCACGATCGCAAGTATTTGCGCAGCATTGGCGGCTTGTCCAAGATCACCTGCCTG CTGTGTGGATTCATTGGATTCCTGTGCATTGTGTGCAGCTCGGTGCGTCTGAGCAATTTTCGGGGCTGCTTCTACATGATCGTCGCGCTGCTTGGCTGCCTGACGACGCTGACGCTGCTCGTCTGTCGTTACCTGCGGCTCGGCCAGAGCTGGAGCTGCGATGCGACGATCTGGTCGCTTGGCGTGCACGCAACGCTGGCGCTGGCCCACTTTATAGCCTCCGGTCTGGTGCTCGCGCTGGACATCGGTGCCTACACGGCTGCAGCG TTCTTTGGTTTAACCGTATTCAGCATAAATGGCCTGGAGGCTTATTCCTGCTATAAACGCAGTCGCCAGCGTCATGTGGCTACACAAACGGTCTAG